Proteins from one Mytilus galloprovincialis chromosome 11, xbMytGall1.hap1.1, whole genome shotgun sequence genomic window:
- the LOC143052803 gene encoding cysteine dioxygenase type 1-like, with translation MEVDTCVQNEDVKISDCNETEMEEYHDTDKIVPPKTLDDLIKELHKVFASDKVNIEYVSALMNMYKSNPKDWKKFAKFDPHRYTRNLVDEGNGKFNLMILCWNTAQASSIHDHANSHCFLKVIEGHLNEELFDWPENEEIHQMEPIKKSRLDLNEVGYMSDELGIHRIENPSHTDNAVSLHLYCPPFDECQTFDQFTGHKRSAEVTFWSKFGKRTPFGKEQSKKK, from the exons atggaAGTTGATACTTGTGTACAAAATGAAGATGTGAAGATTTCCGATTGTAACGAGACTGAGATGGAGGAATACCATGACACTGATAAAATTGTACCGCCAAAAACATTGGATGATTTAATTAAGGAATTACACAAGGTGTTTGCATCAGACAAAGTGAATATAGAATATGTGAGCGCATTAATGAATATGTACAAAAGTAATCCTAAAGATTGGAAAAAGTTTGCCAAGTTTGATCCTCATAG ATATACAAGAAATTTGGTTGATGAAGGTAATGGAAAGTTTAATCTGATGATATTATGTTGGAATACAGCTCAAGCCAGCAGTATACATGACCATGCTAATTCTCACTGCTTCCTGAAGGTCATTGAGGGACATTTGAACGAAGAGTTATTTGATTGGCCAGAAAATGAAGAAATACACCAAATGGAACCTATTAAGAAGTCCAGACTAGATCTGAATGAAGTAGGATATATGTCTG ATGAATTAGGTATACATCGTATAGAGAACCCAAGCCATACAGATAATGCTGTGTCTTTACATCTCTATTGTCCACCATTCGACGAGTGCCAAACATTTGACCAGTTTACAGGTCATAAAAGAAGTGCTGAAGTCACCTTTTGGAGCAAGTTTGGAAAAAGGACGCCCTTT